From the Butyrivibrio fibrisolvens genome, one window contains:
- a CDS encoding MATE family efflux transporter, with protein MKQIDFEKGRTLNNILATALPMMVAQILNLLYNIVDRIYIARIPIIGTKALGAVGLCFPIVILITGFTNMYGSGGAPLFSIARGKKDDKEAAALQNTSFFLLVVTGAVLIAVGELFGQPILSVFGTSESNMAYALPYLRIYLLGTIFSMVATGMNPFITAQGFSVIGMTTVVVGAVTNIILDPVFIFFLGMGIRGAALATIISQALSAAYVMKFLLRKDSKYRLHFLTIDEIKKCGKRARNIIGLGTAAFIMQFTNAVVQISCNNVLSAVGGDIYVSIMTIVNSARQMMETPILAITEGASPIISYNYGAKRPGRIKHAIVIMFILDMIYSVSIWLIIRFFPAYIIGIFSDDKTILSDAIPAFNLYFSTFIFMTFQHTGQVTFKSLGLKGKAIFFSLFRKVVIVVPLTYMLPYLFKMGTNGVFAAEPISNVVGGLACFITMCFTVRAMFREA; from the coding sequence ATGAAACAGATTGATTTTGAAAAAGGAAGAACTTTAAATAACATACTTGCGACAGCGCTGCCTATGATGGTTGCGCAGATCTTGAACCTGCTCTACAACATAGTAGACAGGATATATATTGCAAGAATACCGATTATAGGAACGAAAGCTCTTGGAGCAGTAGGACTTTGTTTTCCTATAGTCATCCTGATCACCGGTTTTACCAACATGTATGGAAGCGGCGGCGCACCACTTTTTTCTATAGCAAGGGGCAAAAAAGATGATAAGGAAGCAGCTGCTCTTCAGAATACGTCATTCTTTCTTTTGGTGGTGACAGGAGCTGTGCTTATCGCAGTCGGAGAGCTGTTCGGGCAGCCGATATTAAGCGTCTTCGGAACGTCAGAGTCGAACATGGCATATGCACTTCCATACCTTCGTATATATCTTCTTGGAACCATCTTCTCAATGGTGGCAACAGGGATGAACCCCTTCATCACAGCCCAGGGCTTCTCTGTGATAGGCATGACGACAGTCGTTGTCGGAGCTGTTACCAATATCATCCTTGATCCGGTGTTCATATTCTTTTTGGGCATGGGAATAAGAGGCGCTGCGCTTGCGACTATCATCTCACAGGCATTGTCCGCAGCTTATGTTATGAAGTTCCTGTTAAGAAAAGACAGTAAGTACAGACTTCACTTCCTGACCATAGATGAGATCAAAAAGTGCGGCAAAAGAGCCAGAAACATCATAGGACTTGGTACAGCAGCTTTTATAATGCAGTTTACCAACGCTGTAGTCCAGATATCCTGTAACAACGTGCTGTCAGCTGTAGGCGGAGACATCTACGTATCTATTATGACAATAGTCAATAGTGCAAGGCAGATGATGGAGACACCTATCCTTGCTATTACAGAAGGTGCATCACCTATCATAAGTTATAACTACGGTGCCAAAAGGCCAGGCAGGATAAAGCATGCGATCGTGATAATGTTCATCCTTGATATGATCTATTCTGTATCCATATGGCTGATCATCAGATTCTTCCCGGCCTATATAATCGGTATATTCAGTGATGATAAGACTATCCTTTCTGATGCAATCCCTGCCTTTAATCTGTATTTCTCGACATTTATTTTTATGACATTCCAGCATACAGGTCAGGTAACCTTTAAGTCACTGGGACTTAAAGGCAAGGCTATATTCTTCTCACTTTTTAGAAAAGTTGTCATAGTAGTGCCACTTACCTACATGCTTCCTTATCTGTTTAAAATGGGAACAAACGGAGTTTTTGCAGCAGAGCCTATCAGCAATGTGGTGGGAGGACTTGCTTGCTTTATCACCATGTGCTTCACAGTAAGAGCTATGTTCAGAGAGGCTTGA
- a CDS encoding GDSL-type esterase/lipase family protein, whose amino-acid sequence MKAEEVISDFFQNEKRNKVVRYRHLNRFVKKGQILFTGSSLMEQFPINEILQNHGMNTVIYNRGIGGYTIPEMLESMEEQIFELEPSKIFINIGTNDISRPEETKEQLISDYRKVLTQIKDRLPQAKVYMMAYYPVNVQVAARQPWPDADKAAKLRLERLDESNKAVSELAQEFGYSYIDVNKGLTGDDGQTKEEYSIDGIHMWSDAYEVVFENMKEYITE is encoded by the coding sequence ATGAAAGCAGAAGAAGTTATAAGTGATTTTTTTCAAAATGAGAAGAGGAATAAGGTTGTTAGGTATCGGCATCTTAACAGGTTCGTTAAGAAGGGGCAGATCCTGTTTACAGGATCATCTCTTATGGAGCAGTTTCCTATAAATGAGATCCTGCAAAATCATGGCATGAACACAGTTATCTATAACCGCGGAATAGGCGGATATACAATTCCTGAGATGCTAGAATCTATGGAAGAGCAGATATTTGAATTAGAACCATCCAAGATCTTCATCAACATAGGGACCAATGATATCAGCAGGCCAGAAGAGACTAAAGAGCAGCTTATATCAGATTATCGCAAGGTGCTGACTCAGATAAAAGACAGACTGCCCCAAGCTAAGGTCTATATGATGGCCTACTATCCTGTAAATGTACAGGTCGCTGCAAGGCAGCCCTGGCCTGATGCTGACAAGGCTGCAAAGCTGCGACTTGAAAGACTTGATGAGAGTAACAAAGCAGTAAGTGAGCTTGCACAGGAATTTGGATACAGCTATATAGATGTTAATAAGGGTCTTACAGGAGATGATGGTCAGACCAAAGAAGAATATTCTATAGACGGAATCCATATGTGGTCAGATGCATATGAAGTAGTATTTGAGAATATGAAAGAGTACATTACTGAATAA
- a CDS encoding LysR family transcriptional regulator, with protein sequence MISNLDYYKAFFYVATYSSFSDAAKALYISQSAVSQTIKKLEEELGTTLFVRSGSRIVLTPSGELLFARVKTAFNEFQKAEIEIQNFESIVQNNISVGITETSLRYGFFDCLEKFKNRHPDVHLSISGNTTPEMVSFLRDGKIDFALMIISDSLAARFQDLKMRRCFRIQDIFIASSKMDIDFDREYDLKDLLSYPTISVSQISNFRENIDTFFQENGLLFQPTYILENMTQVLNFTKRKFGIGVLPYAYAKDDIKKGTIRIVNTKPIPKRTVYLVSLKDKALSGLGLELYNDFKDLPRMV encoded by the coding sequence ATGATTTCAAACTTGGATTATTATAAGGCGTTTTTTTATGTTGCGACTTATTCGTCTTTTTCTGATGCGGCGAAGGCTTTGTATATATCACAATCTGCAGTTAGTCAGACTATCAAGAAGCTGGAAGAAGAGCTTGGCACTACTTTGTTTGTAAGAAGCGGGTCACGGATTGTTCTAACGCCTTCAGGCGAGCTTCTTTTTGCCAGGGTCAAGACTGCTTTTAACGAATTTCAAAAAGCCGAGATTGAGATCCAAAACTTTGAATCTATAGTGCAAAATAATATCTCCGTAGGCATTACAGAGACAAGCCTTCGCTACGGCTTTTTTGACTGCCTTGAGAAGTTCAAGAACCGCCATCCTGACGTACATCTGTCCATATCAGGTAACACAACTCCTGAAATGGTCTCATTTTTAAGAGATGGCAAGATCGACTTTGCACTTATGATAATCTCTGATTCTCTGGCAGCTAGATTTCAGGATCTCAAGATGCGACGATGCTTCCGGATACAGGATATATTTATAGCTTCCAGTAAGATGGATATTGATTTTGATAGAGAATATGACCTCAAAGATCTGCTAAGCTACCCGACAATATCTGTATCACAGATCAGTAATTTCAGGGAAAACATTGATACTTTTTTCCAAGAGAACGGGCTACTGTTTCAGCCAACTTATATCCTTGAAAATATGACTCAGGTTCTTAATTTCACCAAAAGAAAATTTGGCATAGGTGTTTTGCCTTACGCCTATGCCAAAGATGATATCAAAAAAGGAACTATTAGAATCGTAAATACAAAGCCTATTCCCAAAAGGACGGTCTATCTGGTAAGTCTTAAGGATAAGGCCTTATCCGGATTGGGTCTTGAGCTGTACAATGATTTCAAGGATCTGCCTCGAATGGTATAA
- a CDS encoding PstS family phosphate ABC transporter substrate-binding protein: MKKVIIILTAMFFLLINLFMYMTITRRLGNNYSDATKNKMVDVGSFLPFEEESNLARTGSSFYLKEDDDLPVLDGAAALVPVYASVIDNIYPEGCVTYEGGEFSDDNKYGENFASGSAMQFQNTIRGYNAMLEGSVDLFFTAYPSREQLENASDMGAELEIVPIGLEAFVFFVSKDNPTENLTIDQIREIYRGTIRNWDEVGGPDRLINPLLRIEGSGSQTMMESFMEGDMIHSRDPLSIFGGAIGYSFRYYLSGMVANDNVKMLSINGIYPSAESIRNGSYPISANFYVIYRKDNTNENVIKLVNWLLSDEGQTMIEACGYVGL, encoded by the coding sequence TTGAAGAAGGTTATCATTATACTCACAGCCATGTTTTTCCTTCTGATCAATCTGTTTATGTATATGACGATCACAAGGCGACTTGGTAATAACTATAGTGATGCTACCAAGAACAAAATGGTAGATGTGGGCAGTTTTCTTCCCTTTGAAGAGGAGTCGAACCTTGCAAGAACAGGATCTTCATTTTATTTAAAAGAAGATGATGATCTTCCCGTTCTGGACGGGGCAGCAGCGCTTGTTCCTGTATATGCTTCAGTTATTGATAATATCTATCCTGAGGGATGCGTGACTTATGAAGGCGGCGAGTTTTCTGATGACAACAAGTATGGAGAGAACTTCGCAAGTGGCAGTGCTATGCAGTTCCAGAACACTATCAGGGGATATAATGCCATGTTAGAAGGCTCTGTTGATCTCTTCTTTACAGCTTATCCATCAAGAGAGCAGCTTGAGAATGCCAGTGATATGGGCGCAGAGCTTGAGATAGTGCCAATAGGTCTTGAAGCATTTGTGTTTTTTGTAAGTAAAGATAACCCAACTGAGAATCTTACAATAGACCAGATAAGAGAAATATACAGAGGCACCATTAGGAACTGGGATGAAGTCGGCGGACCTGACCGCCTTATCAATCCGCTTCTTAGGATCGAAGGATCAGGAAGCCAGACCATGATGGAGTCATTCATGGAAGGTGACATGATACATAGCCGAGATCCTCTTTCGATATTTGGAGGGGCAATCGGCTATTCATTCAGGTATTATCTGTCAGGCATGGTAGCCAATGATAACGTTAAGATGCTGTCTATAAATGGTATATATCCAAGTGCTGAGAGCATCAGAAATGGATCTTACCCTATATCTGCAAATTTCTATGTGATATATAGAAAAGATAATACCAATGAAAATGTCATAAAGCTAGTAAACTGGCTGCTCTCTGATGAGGGTCAGACAATGATAGAAGCATGCGGTTATGTGGGGCTATAG
- a CDS encoding peptide deformylase has protein sequence MVKQVVKDPLFLQQKSEPATKADAQVVTDLIDTLKANMDRCVGMAANMIGVKKQIIVVAAGPFIFPMINPVITSRSGKYETSESCLSLDGVRPCVRYKEIEVDYLDQDFKPQHGVYKDFTAQIIQHEIQHFSGNLI, from the coding sequence ATGGTTAAACAAGTAGTAAAAGATCCATTATTTCTACAACAAAAATCTGAGCCTGCAACTAAGGCAGATGCTCAGGTTGTTACGGATCTTATAGATACATTAAAAGCTAATATGGATAGATGCGTTGGCATGGCTGCTAACATGATAGGTGTAAAGAAACAGATCATCGTAGTAGCTGCAGGCCCTTTTATCTTTCCGATGATCAATCCTGTGATCACGTCAAGAAGTGGCAAATATGAGACATCTGAAAGTTGCCTGTCTTTGGATGGAGTTCGTCCCTGTGTTAGATATAAGGAAATCGAAGTTGATTATCTGGATCAGGATTTTAAGCCGCAGCACGGCGTATACAAGGACTTCACAGCGCAGATCATTCAGCACGAGATCCAGCACTTTAGCGGAAATCTTATCTGA